One Littorina saxatilis isolate snail1 linkage group LG12, US_GU_Lsax_2.0, whole genome shotgun sequence genomic region harbors:
- the LOC138983080 gene encoding serine-rich adhesin for platelets-like — MDSHWIDADVAQTTVRLYSGGHKLLVMHIYATNTILVQGKQCIAWVKDEFQRLQAVVHIMAELSSVTTEAVTTAVKDVTLVPPPLTAGDSGTNTENCNAKTDTSAFSTAPTVSSEDGTSTTRVSGVGAAAITNGSADPGVSNADSAAIDDEVPTGTTDSTNTLVPPPLTAGDSGTNTDNCNAKTDTSAFSTAPTVSSEDGTSTTSVSGVGAAAITNGSADPGVSSADSAAIDDEASTGTTDSTNTLVPPPLTAGDSGTNTDNCNAKTDTSAFSTAPTVSSEDGTSTTSVSGVGAAAITNGSADPGVSSADSAAIDYEASTGTTDSTNTNLSNNETDTASLLHLRDTLDALVTEFRDYKVQVSREFRVIEQQHERKLLDLQERQEASDKETDSLRKRCQSLEDKIKELKRLDKKSIRNETSPNHPQADDRDVSGQSDAKPIQTLINNGRYAQPSGRSTVPTEYKKLLEAIVTHFPTATTFVAAIPPQSHHKRNEKISKINSELANICGENVSFLSLKSVWKRDQQGKINPGLLADKVHYSARGLSLLLREAKAVLYEASTDTKKEHASYASVTKQNTRTSPSEQGLQRPSQVAPSNKADERQYSDQDQRNQKPAARPAPWQTLHTQERMQQAPQRHPSTGKPPLPMWLQHQAMSDEPTIWSALGHPIVTLHRSLGK, encoded by the exons ATGGATTCTCACTGGATTGACGCAG ATGTTGCGCAGACGACAGTGCGTCTGTACAGTGGTGGTCACAAGCTACTTGTGATGCACATCTACGCCACCAACACAATACTGGTACAGGGAAAGCAGTGCATCGCGTGGGTGAAGGACGAGTTCCAACGCCTGCAGGCTGTTGTCCACATTATGGCCGAGCTGTCCTCCGTCACCACTGAGGCCGTGACCACAGCTGTCAAGGACGTCACCCTTGTCCCCCCTCCACTTACTGCTGGGGACAGCGGTACCAACACCGAAAACTGCAATGCCAAAACTGACACCTCCGCTTTCAGCACAGCCCCCACTGTCAGTAGCGAGGACGGTACTAGTACTACCCGTGTCAGTGGTGTCGGGGCGGCTGCTATCACCAACGGCAGTGCCGATCCAGGGGTCAGCAATGCTGACAGCGCTGCTATTGATGACGAAGTTCCCACGGGTACCACTGACAGTACCAACACCCTTGTCCCCCCTCCACTTACTGCTGGGGACAGCGGTACCAACACCGACAACTGCAATGCCAAAACTGACACCTCCGCTTTCAGCACAGCCCCCACTGTCAGTAGCGAGGACGGTACCAGTACTACAAGTGTCAGTGGTGTCGGGGCGGCTGCTATCACCAACGGCAGTGCCGATCCAGGGGTCAGCAGTGCTGACAGCGCTGCTATTGATGACGAAGCTTCCACGGGTACCACTGACAGTACCAACACCCTTGTCCCCCCTCCACTTACTGCTGGGGACAGCGGTACCAACACCGACAACTGCAATGCCAAAACTGACACCTCCGCTTTCAGCACAGCCCCCACTGTCAGTAGCGAGGACGGTACCAGTACTACAAGTGTCAGTGGTGTCGGGGCGGCTGCTATCACCAACGGCAGTGCCGATCCAGGGGTCAGCAGTGCTGACAGCGCTGCTATTGATTACGAAGCTTCCACGGGTACCACTGACAGTACCAACACCAACCTCAGCAACAACGAAACGGACACGGCATCACTTCTGCATCTACGGGACACGCTAGACGCACTGGTCACCGAATTCCGTGACTACAAAGTGCAAGTGTCACGCGAGTTCCGTGTCATTGAACAGCAGCATGAACGAAAGCTGCTGGATTTGCAAGAACGTCAAGAGGCCAGTGACAAAGAGACAGATTCTCTCCGCAAACGATGTCAGTCACTTGAAGACAAAATCAAAGAACTTAAACGTTTAGATAAAAAGTCCATCCGTAATGAAACTTCGCCCAACCACCCGCAAGCAGACGACCGTGACGTCTCCGGGCAATCTGATGCGAAGCCAATTCAGACATTGATCAACAATGGGCGCTACGCTCAACCCTCGGGTCGCTCCACCGTGCCAACT GAGTACAAAAAGCTATTAGAAGCCATTGTCACCCATTTCCCCACAGCCACAACGTTTGTCGCAGCCATCCCACCGCAGAGTCACCACAAAAGGAATGAAAAAATCTCCAAGATAAACAGTGAACTGGCAAACATTTGTGGAGAGAACGTATCCTTTCTGTCTCTGAAGTCCGTTTGGAAAAGGGACCAACAAGGGAAGATAAACCCTGGCCTTCTTGCGGACAAAGTCCATTATTCCGCGAGAGGACTGTCATTGTTGCTGCGAGAAGCAAAAGCGGTGCTTTATGAAGCAAGCACTGACACTAAAAAGGAACACGCATCCTACGCCAGCGTGACCAAACAGAACACAAGAACGTCGCCATCTGAACAAGGCCTGCAGCGACCATCCCAAGTCGCCCCTTCTAACAAGGCAGACGAGCGACAGTACAGCGACCAGGACCAGCGCAACCAGAAGCCTGCTGCTCGTCCGGCCCCGTGGCAGACTCTGCATACCCAGGAGCGGATGCAGCAGGCACCACAGCGACACCCGTCAACCGGAAAGCCGCCACTCCCCATGTGGTTGCAACATCAAGCAATGAGTGATGAACCT ACAATATGGAGCGCCCTGGGTCACCCCATCGTCACACTTCACCGCTCCCTGGGCAAGTAG